CCACACTTTGGTCCTGGACGAGATTCCGGTGATCGAAGCCTCCGAGCGCAATGAAGCCGCACGCTTTACGATCCTGATCGATGCGCTTTACGATCAGCATGTGAAATTGATCGCCTCTGCCGCTGCCGAGCCGGACCGGCTTTTCCGCGGCACCGAGGGGCGTGAGGCGTTCGAATTCAAGCGCACCGCGTCGCGCCTGATGGAAATGCGCTCAAAGGATTATCTTGCTTTGCCGCACGGCATGGCCGCATCGATCGGATCGGGCGATACGAGCGGCCTCGTCGAAACTTGAAAAAGCCGGACCTTGAAAAAGCCTCTGCGCCTTCGCGATCCGCAACCGGCAGAAACTCCGACTGACGTCCGTATTCTCGACATTGCCGCAGACCATATCCGCCGCCACGGCATCGAGCGCACCACGATCTTGAGCATCGCCGCCGAAGCCGGCATGTCGCACGCCAACATCTATCGCTATTACCCGTCGAAGACGGCGCTCATCGAGGAAATCAGCGCGCAATGGCTGAAACCCCTCGAAGCGGCCTTGCATGTGATAGGTGACGCGCCCGATCCCGCCTTCGACAAGCTCGAACGGCTCGTCTTCGCCCTGCACCGCGCCTATCGCGACAAGATCGAGACCGATCCCGCCATATTCGCACTTTTTTCGGCGGCTTCGGCACAGGGCGCCGCGATCGCCCGGCGCCATTATGGGCGGCGCGATTCGGAAATGCGCCGGATCCTCGACGAAGGCGCGAGCGGTCCAGGCTTCGATCCGATCGATCCAAAACGCGCCTTGGCACTGATTCTCGACGCCGCCTACCGCTTTATCGATCCCATTGCGATGAAACTGGATTTGGAGGTCCAAAGAGCGGTTCTCGAACAGCGCATGGGGCGCGTGACGAAGACGGTTTTCCGGGCTCTGAGCACTGGCAGGATTTGAATAATTGTTGTTACAAATTTCATAAACTGTAATTGGTAACCAGAAGCCTAAAACTCGTATTACGCATCTTTTCAAAGATTTGATGCTGATCCACGCCTGATTTCGCCGAAATTCATACTTATGTCGCTCTCGAAACGCATCCGAAGCTGGCATACAAAGCGAAGCAAGCGCGCACGGAAGCATCGAACGCTTTACTGCGGTGCAACATAAGAAATGGG
The Methyloferula stellata AR4 DNA segment above includes these coding regions:
- a CDS encoding TetR/AcrR family transcriptional regulator, yielding MKKPLRLRDPQPAETPTDVRILDIAADHIRRHGIERTTILSIAAEAGMSHANIYRYYPSKTALIEEISAQWLKPLEAALHVIGDAPDPAFDKLERLVFALHRAYRDKIETDPAIFALFSAASAQGAAIARRHYGRRDSEMRRILDEGASGPGFDPIDPKRALALILDAAYRFIDPIAMKLDLEVQRAVLEQRMGRVTKTVFRALSTGRI